Below is a window of Aeromonas veronii DNA.
CCAGATCGCCGCTGCGTTTTGCAGAGGCGCAGGTGGAGAAGCGCTTGGCCATCTGGCCGAAGTCGGCTCCCTTCTCGATCTTCTCCTTGATCTCCAGACACTGTTTTTCGGTCTTGACCAGAATGTGCTGGGCACAGGCTTTTTTCATCGGGGCGCTCCTGGGAGTGATGGCGAAGGTTATTAATGCTAAGGGGTGACAAATCGGGGCGCAAGAGTACCCCAATTTGCCACCGGCGTCAGCCCTCACAGCCCGCCGTTTACCGGCGCTCGTCAGCCCTATTGTTGGCGAGCGCGGGTGGCTAGCACGGCGCGGGGGCGAGCTTGCCAGATGATCTCCAGCCCGAGCAGGGCGTAGAGGCTCCAGATGGCCAGCGGATTAAGCCACTCCCCTCCCAGTTGCAGGGTCATCAGGGCGCAACCTGCCAGCAGCAAGGTGATCCCCGGCAGCCGCCAATGGGCGGGCAGCGGGGCCAGCATCGCCATCGCCAGCAGAATACCGAGGCCAAACGGCAGGTTCAGGGCGGTAAAGGCCAGTGCCTGTTGGCCACTCATGCCGGTCAGCAGAGCCAGCAGGGCACTGCAACAGGCGAGAAAGGTGATGAACTCGAGACGATCGGCAATATAGTCAGCCATCTGTTCGCTACGTGCATGCATGATGTGTCTCCTTCAGTTGATGGTTCAAGTGTGAGGGAGGGGCGCTTGCAAAGGCAGCGGGATAATTCGATTGTGCTGAACGAGCAATTCTTAATCACGCTGTGTGGTGGGGCGGGGCGATGCCGACAACCCCTGTCGTGGTGGATTGCTGGCTGTGAGGGATGAGTGTTGAGTGACAAATGAAGCCTGTCTAGGTGGTGAGTCTTGCTCAGGGTGGGTCCGTTCGCCGACATCGAAAAGCGGGGTGTCGCAATTGTCACCAGAATGTGTGATTTGTGGTCAACCTCTTAAAAGATATGGCGAATTGGACAAGTGCGCCGCGCTGTTGCTGACCGATGGCTATGTTAGGATAAGGTTCGCCATTTTTCTGGCGCGCCTTTTTGTGTCACGGCCATGCACCCCATGGCGTGCTGCGCCGCATTCGGGTTTGGCCCGAAAGGGCGTTGGTTTCTTTCACCACAGATTCAGGAATATTGACCTTTGACAGGATGCATTTCATCCCTGCTGGCAGGGCGTTTACTGTCCGGCTCTGCGTTTCGCCGCGGCCTGCGGGTACTGGGCGTGGGCTTGTTGCTGTCGCTGTTGGCC
It encodes the following:
- a CDS encoding peptidylprolyl isomerase, with protein sequence MKKACAQHILVKTEKQCLEIKEKIEKGADFGQMAKRFSTCASAKRSGDLGEFNKGDMVKPFDDAVFKGELLKVLGPVRTKFGFHLIKVLYRA